Proteins found in one Nerophis ophidion isolate RoL-2023_Sa linkage group LG21, RoL_Noph_v1.0, whole genome shotgun sequence genomic segment:
- the LOC133540095 gene encoding glucocorticoid-induced transcript 1 protein-like codes for MSKSSQMPLSNISVPKPSISRVPSSMEGINHELEKVFIKDNADKEELKSLEVPDGRRAPFPPQQRSSSQRSADTQTPSGPGRSSSCSSLSPCPSPACPPGSHDSSPYSTEDLLYDPDKDGESSSPLPKFASSPKPNNSYMFKREPPEGCEKIKAFEEMSSRQSSSASALLFSCPDKNKVNFIPTGSAFCPVRLPASLHVAPGVPSQEDEDGTTSSTSHAFTTQVSTSTSTEEDSIS; via the exons ATGTCCAAGTCCAGCCAGATGCCACTGTCCAACATCAGCGTGCCAAAGCCCTCCATTTCCCGCGTGCCCAGCAGCATGGAGGGCATCAACCACGAGCTGGAGAAGGTCTTCATCAAAGACAACGCAGACAAGGAGGAGCTGAAG TCGCTGGAGGTTCCTGACGGCCGCCGAGCTCCTTTCCCGCcccagcagcgcagcagcagccAGCGCAGCGCCGACACCCAGACTCCTTCAGGTCCTGGTCGCTCCAGCAGCTGTTCCAGCTTGTCACCTTGCCCCTCACCTGCCTGCCCACCTGGGTCACATGACAGCAGTCCTTACTCCACCGAGGACCTACTCTACGATCCTGACAAAG ACGGTGAGAGCAGTTCACCGCTCCCCAAATTCGCCTCCTCACCAAAACCCAACAACAGTTACATGTTCAAGCGAGAGCCGCCCGAAGGTTGCGAGAAGATCAAAGCTTTCGAGGAGATGAG CTCCCGACAGTCCAGCTCAGCATCAGCGCTCCTCTTCTCCTGCCCTGACAAAAACAAGGTCAACTTCATCCCGACCGGCTCAGCATTCTGTCCCGTCAGACTCCCAGCATCCCTGCATGTAGCGCCCGGCGTGCCATCCCAGGAAGACGAGGACGGCACAACATCATCAACATCGCACGCTTTTACCACTCAAGTCTCCACCAGCACTAGCACAGAAGAAGACTCCATCAGCTAG